In one Streptomyces sp. NBC_01241 genomic region, the following are encoded:
- a CDS encoding bile acid:sodium symporter family protein, whose protein sequence is MSPLRAARVVRPPVVPRVLSLLQRRLTWVTVTAYAAAALLPGAGLALRRIHLAAVPVPGGARTQLTLPSLLLAHLLFTAALRVPAGELPRLVRRPLSLLVGTAANTLIPLALLPCLAAVLGRLPDTDGCSGLITGLALVGAMPVAAGATVWGGRAGGNHSLVVGIVLASTLLSPLTIPLMLSVASTVTRGHYAHDLSRMAATDGGAFAVISVVVPCVAGLAVQRMTPRHVLERHLPWLGLLGLVDAVLLTYSNACGALGGFLFHPRPALLVAAVVVAGALCAASFVIGWCLARTVRADRADTVAITLSCGMNNSSAGAVLAATNLPSSPQVLLPVLAYSLLQKCGAGLADSVLRRGADPPRQAL, encoded by the coding sequence ATGTCTCCCCTGCGTGCCGCCCGTGTCGTCCGTCCGCCGGTGGTGCCGCGTGTGCTCTCGCTCCTCCAACGCCGGCTGACCTGGGTGACGGTGACCGCATACGCGGCGGCCGCGCTCCTGCCGGGGGCAGGACTGGCCCTGCGGCGGATTCACCTCGCCGCGGTGCCCGTCCCCGGAGGCGCCCGTACGCAGCTCACCCTGCCGTCGCTCCTGCTGGCCCATCTGCTCTTCACCGCGGCGTTACGGGTGCCTGCCGGGGAGCTGCCGCGGCTCGTCCGCCGGCCGTTGTCACTGCTGGTGGGAACGGCCGCCAACACACTCATTCCGCTGGCCCTGCTGCCCTGTCTCGCCGCGGTGCTGGGGCGACTCCCCGATACGGACGGCTGCAGCGGGCTGATCACCGGGCTCGCGCTCGTGGGAGCCATGCCGGTCGCGGCAGGTGCCACGGTCTGGGGCGGCCGGGCAGGCGGCAACCACTCACTGGTCGTGGGGATCGTGCTCGCCTCCACGCTGCTCAGTCCGCTGACCATCCCGCTGATGCTCTCGGTGGCCTCGACGGTGACGCGTGGCCACTACGCCCACGATCTGTCGCGCATGGCCGCGACGGACGGCGGAGCGTTCGCAGTGATCAGCGTCGTCGTGCCGTGCGTCGCCGGTCTGGCCGTCCAACGGATGACGCCCCGCCACGTACTCGAACGGCATTTGCCGTGGCTGGGGCTGCTCGGACTCGTCGACGCGGTGCTGCTCACGTACAGCAACGCCTGCGGGGCGCTCGGCGGCTTTCTGTTCCACCCGCGGCCCGCGCTGCTGGTCGCGGCCGTCGTCGTGGCCGGGGCGCTGTGCGCGGCTTCCTTCGTGATCGGCTGGTGTCTGGCCCGTACGGTACGGGCCGACCGCGCGGACACCGTGGCGATCACGCTCAGCTGCGGAATGAACAACAGCAGCGCCGGTGCGGTGCTGGCGGCGACCAATCTGCCCAGCAGCCCACAGGTGCTCCTGCCGGTTCTCGCGTACAGCCTGTTGCAGAAGTGCGGGGCGGGGCTGGCGGACTCGGTGCTGCGCCGCGGGGCAGACCCGCCCCGTCAGGCCTTGTGA
- a CDS encoding phosphatase PAP2 family protein — translation MTEGASTLARGRSGPMGLRLRAPLGAVLVGLLGLVGLAALVLTARHGSPPALDRAAHDWSLRHRPSGLVAAARAVTATGTGVFPYAAAVIAGLIAGRGTRRRLEYAVGALAFLLLAQGVRYGLMELIARPRPPLGDWATHASGFAFPSGHATTSALMAGLLLTAIGLRTRGRTGPRSLRTAVAALVICWAAAVGLSRILLGVHWATDVLAGWLFAAVWVGLGTALIRKALPLPQ, via the coding sequence GTGACCGAGGGCGCTTCGACGCTCGCGCGCGGCCGGTCCGGACCCATGGGCTTACGGCTCCGTGCACCGCTGGGAGCCGTTCTTGTCGGGCTGCTCGGACTCGTCGGGCTGGCGGCTCTCGTCCTGACCGCCCGGCACGGCTCCCCGCCCGCCCTGGACCGGGCCGCCCATGACTGGTCGCTGCGGCACCGGCCGTCGGGCCTCGTGGCGGCCGCTCGGGCCGTCACGGCGACCGGCACCGGAGTGTTTCCGTACGCGGCGGCGGTGATCGCCGGGCTGATCGCGGGCCGTGGCACCCGTCGGCGGCTGGAGTACGCGGTGGGCGCCCTGGCCTTCCTGCTGCTCGCACAGGGTGTCCGCTACGGTCTCATGGAGCTGATCGCCCGGCCCCGCCCACCGCTGGGCGACTGGGCCACGCATGCCTCCGGCTTCGCCTTCCCCTCCGGGCACGCGACGACGTCCGCGCTGATGGCCGGCCTGCTGCTCACGGCCATCGGTCTCCGGACGCGCGGCAGGACGGGGCCGCGTTCTCTCCGTACCGCCGTCGCCGCCCTGGTGATCTGCTGGGCGGCGGCCGTCGGCCTGAGCCGGATCCTGTTGGGGGTGCACTGGGCGACGGATGTGCTCGCCGGATGGCTGTTCGCCGCGGTCTGGGTGGGGCTCGGGACCGCGCTGATACGGAAGGCACTGCCGCTCCCGCAGTGA
- the dhaL gene encoding dihydroxyacetone kinase subunit DhaL, whose translation MLDADFFHRWMTAAATAVDREADHLTELDSAIGDADHGSNMQRGFAAVTETLGQERPQTPGAVLTLAGRQLISKVGGAAGPLYGTLLRRTGKALGDAPAVTPQQLAEALGVGVAAVAQLGGAQAGDKTMLDALLPAAEALGTSFGAAREAAEAGALATVPLLARKGRASYLGERSIGHQDPGATSSALLIAALAETGGVLVGEA comes from the coding sequence GTGCTCGACGCCGATTTCTTCCACCGTTGGATGACCGCGGCCGCGACTGCCGTGGATCGCGAGGCGGACCACCTCACCGAGCTCGACTCGGCGATCGGGGACGCCGATCACGGCAGCAACATGCAGCGCGGGTTCGCCGCGGTGACCGAGACCCTGGGCCAGGAGCGGCCGCAGACCCCGGGTGCCGTGCTGACGCTCGCCGGACGGCAGTTGATCTCGAAGGTCGGCGGGGCCGCGGGGCCGTTGTACGGGACGCTGCTGCGGCGTACGGGGAAGGCTCTGGGCGACGCGCCCGCGGTGACGCCGCAGCAGTTGGCCGAGGCGCTCGGGGTGGGCGTCGCGGCCGTGGCCCAGCTGGGCGGGGCGCAGGCCGGGGACAAGACGATGCTCGATGCGCTGCTGCCGGCCGCCGAGGCGCTCGGGACCTCGTTCGGGGCGGCCCGGGAAGCGGCGGAGGCGGGGGCGCTGGCGACGGTTCCTCTCCTGGCCCGCAAGGGCAGGGCGAGCTATCTGGGCGAGCGCAGCATCGGGCATCAGGATCCGGGGGCGACGTCCTCCGCCCTGCTGATCGCCGCGCTGGCCGAGACCGGCGGCGTGCTCGTGGGTGAGGCATGA
- a CDS encoding phosphatase PAP2 family protein: MPLASTATSIDGGLYTWITELAQRSPAALDSAIRVWSDYGLALFALLMVMSWWRSRSSGPARTAMALCTPLVVVAAYIVNDLVKSAFHEQRPCQTLHVVTVEACPALGDWSFPSNHAAIAAAAAMAIWLTDRRLGAIAVPAALLMAASRVWIGVHYPHDVLIGLVTGALVAWPLTIAARRCAPVVVRLRESPLRPLVANR; encoded by the coding sequence ATGCCACTCGCCTCCACGGCCACCTCGATCGACGGTGGCCTGTACACCTGGATCACCGAGCTGGCCCAGCGCTCCCCCGCCGCGCTGGATTCCGCGATCCGCGTCTGGTCGGATTACGGACTGGCCCTGTTCGCCCTGCTGATGGTCATGTCCTGGTGGCGCTCGCGCTCCTCGGGCCCCGCCCGTACCGCCATGGCGCTCTGCACCCCGCTCGTCGTGGTGGCCGCTTACATCGTCAACGATCTCGTGAAGTCGGCGTTCCATGAACAGCGGCCGTGCCAGACCCTGCATGTCGTCACGGTGGAGGCCTGTCCGGCGCTCGGTGACTGGTCCTTCCCCAGCAACCACGCCGCCATCGCGGCGGCCGCCGCGATGGCCATCTGGCTGACCGATCGCAGACTCGGGGCGATCGCGGTGCCCGCCGCTCTGCTGATGGCGGCGTCCCGGGTGTGGATCGGTGTGCACTACCCCCACGATGTACTGATCGGGCTGGTCACGGGCGCGCTCGTCGCCTGGCCGTTGACGATCGCGGCGCGGCGCTGCGCCCCGGTGGTGGTCCGGCTGCGCGAAAGCCCACTGCGTCCCCTGGTGGCGAACCGGTGA
- a CDS encoding BlaI/MecI/CopY family transcriptional regulator: protein MSQVKGISSGEPAPRPHDDPAPEAGPEHHTSSERRPSGELESTILAALWAAGTPLTPGQVQGAIGAALARTTVTTILSRLYEKGTVTRTRAGRGFAYTPTEDAPGLTARRMHSELRKEEDRSTVLARFVSQLTDEDEQLLRDLLDGENR from the coding sequence ATGTCGCAGGTGAAGGGGATATCGAGCGGAGAACCCGCCCCCCGCCCGCACGACGACCCGGCACCGGAAGCCGGGCCGGAGCACCACACCTCATCGGAGCGGCGCCCGTCCGGCGAGCTGGAATCCACGATCCTGGCGGCCCTGTGGGCGGCCGGCACGCCCCTGACCCCCGGCCAGGTGCAGGGCGCCATCGGGGCGGCGCTCGCCCGCACCACCGTCACGACAATTCTGTCGCGTCTCTACGAAAAGGGTACGGTCACCCGCACCCGGGCCGGCCGCGGATTCGCGTACACCCCCACCGAGGACGCGCCGGGTCTGACCGCCCGCCGGATGCACAGCGAGCTGCGGAAGGAGGAGGACCGCAGCACGGTACTGGCACGATTCGTGTCACAACTCACCGATGAGGACGAGCAGCTGCTCCGGGACCTGCTCGACGGAGAAAACCGATGA
- a CDS encoding PTS-dependent dihydroxyacetone kinase phosphotransferase subunit DhaM, translated as MSDGKQVGIVLVSHSGPVAESVAELARGLAAGGSTAPVAAAGGTPAGGLGTSAELIAEAARSVDGGAGVALLVDLGSAVLTVKTMLAEGDELPDGSRLVDAPFLEGAVAAVVTASAGGDIAAVAAAASEAYEYRKV; from the coding sequence ATGAGCGACGGGAAGCAGGTCGGGATCGTGCTGGTCTCGCACAGCGGCCCGGTGGCCGAGTCCGTCGCCGAGCTCGCCAGGGGGCTGGCCGCCGGTGGATCGACGGCCCCGGTCGCCGCAGCCGGTGGTACGCCCGCGGGTGGGCTCGGGACCAGTGCGGAGCTGATCGCGGAGGCCGCCAGGTCGGTGGACGGCGGTGCGGGGGTGGCGTTGCTCGTCGATCTGGGCAGCGCGGTGCTCACGGTCAAGACGATGCTGGCCGAGGGCGACGAACTGCCGGACGGCTCACGTCTGGTGGACGCGCCGTTCCTGGAGGGTGCGGTGGCCGCCGTGGTCACGGCGTCGGCGGGTGGCGACATCGCTGCGGTGGCGGCCGCGGCTTCGGAGGCGTACGAGTACCGCAAGGTGTAG
- a CDS encoding M56 family metallopeptidase codes for MIYAVWVPLLMPFVAVPAARRLADALSPVRAVRLLASTGIGLALCSLLALVLLVVPGATRFSAVSAFGELVRPLSDAAPAAAVPLAAAALALLAGCAAAVARAAHRHWAELYRAARPSEHAGGELAVLRDSRADAYALPGRPGTPGRIVVTTGMLRALNPAERDALLAHERAHLTGRHHLFIAAAEIAALCHPALRSLRAPMGYALERCADEAAACAVGDRRIAARAIGRAALAARAAEGAPQPRPRTALAAAAGPVPRRVAALLGRNAPRPRFGRAAAAALLACMVLSGAAALDATNDLHSSIEAAQGEGAQR; via the coding sequence ATGATCTACGCCGTGTGGGTTCCGCTGCTGATGCCCTTCGTGGCGGTACCCGCCGCCCGTCGCCTCGCGGACGCCCTGTCGCCGGTGCGTGCCGTACGGCTGCTCGCCTCGACGGGCATCGGTCTCGCCCTGTGCAGCCTGCTCGCCCTGGTCCTGCTGGTGGTACCCGGCGCCACCCGGTTCTCCGCCGTCTCCGCCTTCGGTGAACTCGTCAGGCCGCTCTCCGACGCCGCTCCCGCCGCCGCCGTCCCCCTCGCGGCCGCCGCGCTGGCGCTGCTCGCGGGCTGCGCCGCTGCGGTCGCCCGCGCCGCCCACCGCCACTGGGCGGAGCTGTACCGGGCGGCGCGGCCGTCCGAGCACGCAGGCGGCGAGCTGGCCGTCCTGCGCGACAGCCGCGCCGACGCGTATGCGCTGCCCGGCCGTCCGGGCACGCCGGGCAGGATCGTCGTCACCACGGGAATGCTCCGCGCCCTGAACCCCGCAGAACGCGACGCCCTGCTGGCACACGAACGCGCCCATCTCACAGGCCGCCACCACCTCTTCATCGCAGCCGCCGAAATCGCGGCACTCTGCCACCCCGCACTGCGCTCCCTGCGCGCCCCCATGGGCTACGCCCTGGAGCGCTGCGCCGACGAGGCGGCGGCCTGTGCCGTCGGCGACCGACGGATCGCCGCCCGCGCCATCGGCCGCGCCGCCCTCGCCGCCCGCGCCGCCGAAGGAGCTCCGCAGCCCCGTCCCCGGACGGCGCTCGCCGCGGCGGCCGGCCCCGTACCGCGCCGCGTCGCCGCACTGCTCGGCCGGAACGCCCCGCGGCCCCGCTTCGGCCGGGCGGCCGCTGCCGCGCTGCTGGCCTGCATGGTCCTCTCCGGAGCCGCCGCGCTCGACGCGACGAACGATCTGCACAGCAGCATCGAGGCAGCTCAGGGTGAGGGCGCGCAGCGCTGA
- a CDS encoding DedA family protein encodes MSVFSLAAAPQAVNVLDAGSLLGAFGALGIAVVLFAETGLLVGFFLPGDSLLFTAGLLCVSGTHGPVELSLPQVLIAAVAGALLGAQAGYWIGRRGGRALLARSRAKRLHEGAARAEELLGRYGHARAIVLARFVPVVRTVLNPLAGALNIPAGLFTLWQIVGGVVWTVGLVLAGYGLGSSVPNVDRYLLPIVAVVVVVSLIPLAAELLRSRGRRTAEGDNS; translated from the coding sequence GTGTCCGTATTCTCACTGGCGGCCGCGCCACAAGCGGTGAACGTGCTGGACGCAGGTTCACTGCTCGGAGCGTTCGGTGCGCTCGGCATCGCCGTCGTGCTCTTCGCCGAGACGGGACTGCTCGTCGGCTTCTTCCTGCCCGGCGATTCCCTGCTCTTCACGGCGGGCCTCCTCTGCGTGTCGGGCACCCACGGGCCGGTCGAGCTGTCGTTGCCGCAGGTGCTGATCGCCGCCGTGGCCGGCGCGCTGCTCGGCGCGCAGGCGGGATACTGGATCGGCCGCCGCGGTGGCCGGGCCCTGCTCGCCCGCAGCCGCGCCAAGCGGCTGCACGAGGGCGCCGCTCGCGCCGAGGAGCTGCTCGGCAGGTACGGCCACGCCCGGGCGATCGTGCTGGCCCGCTTCGTACCCGTCGTACGCACGGTGCTCAACCCGCTGGCCGGAGCGCTCAACATCCCGGCCGGGCTGTTCACGCTGTGGCAGATCGTCGGCGGGGTGGTCTGGACCGTGGGGCTGGTCCTCGCCGGGTACGGGCTGGGCTCCTCGGTGCCCAACGTCGACCGCTATCTGCTGCCGATCGTCGCTGTCGTGGTCGTGGTCTCCCTCATTCCCCTCGCCGCCGAACTGCTCCGCTCCCGCGGCCGGCGCACCGCAGAAGGAGACAACAGCTGA
- a CDS encoding NUDIX domain-containing protein produces the protein MSPQKHARRSAGLLLFRRPAGAVDDGAGFEVLIGHMGGPFWAGRESAAWSIPKGEYGPDEEPAAAARREFEEEFGRAAPDGEWVALGESRQSGGKTVTVWALETDLDAATAVPGTFTMEWPRGSGVLREFPEVDRFAWCTPQEAAGRLVTGQRIFLDRLREHVEGGRVTPAQDGP, from the coding sequence ATGTCGCCCCAGAAGCACGCCAGGCGCAGTGCGGGTCTCCTGCTGTTCCGCCGGCCGGCCGGTGCCGTGGACGACGGCGCCGGTTTCGAGGTGCTCATCGGGCATATGGGTGGCCCGTTCTGGGCGGGCCGGGAGAGCGCGGCGTGGTCGATCCCCAAGGGTGAGTACGGCCCCGACGAGGAGCCGGCGGCCGCTGCGCGCCGTGAGTTCGAGGAGGAGTTCGGCCGCGCGGCGCCGGACGGTGAGTGGGTGGCGCTCGGTGAGTCCCGTCAGTCCGGCGGCAAGACCGTGACGGTGTGGGCGCTGGAGACGGATCTCGATGCCGCGACGGCCGTTCCCGGGACGTTCACCATGGAGTGGCCGAGGGGGTCCGGGGTGCTGCGGGAGTTCCCGGAGGTCGACCGGTTCGCCTGGTGCACGCCCCAGGAGGCGGCGGGGCGGCTCGTCACGGGGCAGCGGATCTTCCTCGACCGGCTGCGGGAGCACGTGGAGGGCGGGCGGGTGACGCCCGCTCAGGACGGGCCCTGA